The genomic stretch TCCTGAACGCCCGCGTGACCGACCGCTACCGCCAGGGCAGAGTGTTCCTGGCCGGTGACGCCGCCCACGTCCATTCGGCCATGGGTGCCCCCGGCTCAACCTGGGGTGCCGGCAAGAAACGCGTTATGAGCCCCAAACGAGCGGCTCGCCAGCCCGAAGCCTCTCCAAAGCCTGCTTTGATCTTGTGCGAAATCCGCGTTCGGAAACTATGTTTCACTACCTCTCGGCTCAGTCGTTTATGAGCCACTGATGTGGCCGCAGTGAGAGCGTCGCGCTGGCTGTC from Nonomuraea polychroma encodes the following:
- a CDS encoding FAD-dependent monooxygenase — translated: MLPTGPGVLNARVTDRYRQGRVFLAGDAAHVHSAMGAPGSTWGAGKKRVMSPKRAARQPEASPKPALILCEIRVRKLCFTTSRLSRL